In Mercurialis annua linkage group LG5, ddMerAnnu1.2, whole genome shotgun sequence, a single genomic region encodes these proteins:
- the LOC126683345 gene encoding thaumatin-like protein 1b, whose amino-acid sequence MNRLLLSFSLFIFLSINSHLSAVDSISFKFINKCRYPVWPGLLSGATSPQPPTTGFTLKPGKSRSVSIPPSWSGRLWARTHCSRDSYGKFYCLTADCGSGKLECGGSGAIPPATLAEFTLNGAGGLDFYDVSLVDGYNLPMLVIPRKATNGSCGATGCLIDLNAACPKELKLVARANRRRGVACRSACEAFGEPRFCCSEGYATPDTCSPSVYSLFFKHACPRSYSYAYDDKTSTYTCASTDYMIIFCPLPHTSQKLLESRKDGAQLPLVNKTMMYLSKKYAISRGR is encoded by the exons ATGAACCGTCTCCTCCTCTCCTTCTCCCTCTTCATTTTCCTCTCCATCAATTCTCATCTCTCAG CTGTTGATTCAATTTCCTTCAAATTCATTAACAAATGCCGTTACCCCGTCTGGCCTGGCCTCCTCTCCGGCGCCACCTCTCCACAGCCTCCGACCACCGGTTTCACTCTCAAACCTGGAAAATCAAGATCCGTTTCCATTCCACCTTCCTGGTCGGGTCGTTTATGGGCGAGAACTCACTGTTCTCGAGACTCCTATGGTAAATTTTACTGTCTCACTGCCGATTGTGGCTCCGGTAAGCTTGAGTGCGGTGGAAGCGGCGCTATTCCACCGGCTACTTTGGCTGAGTTTACTCTCAACGGTGCCGGcggtttggatttttatgatGTTAGCTTAGTCGACGGTTATAATCTCCCGATGCTTGTGATTCCGAGGAAGGCTACTAACGGAAGTTGCGGCGCTACCGGCTGTTTGATTGACCTGAATGCGGCGTGTCCCAAGGAGTTGAAGCTGGTGGCGCGTGCGAACAGAAGAAGAGGGGTTGCTTGTAGAAGCGCGTGTGAGGCTTTTGGAGAGCCGCGGTTTTGTTGTAGTGAGGGTTATGCTACGCCTGACACGTGCTCTCCCTCGGTTTATTCTTTGTTTTTTAAACATGCTTGCCCACGCTCGTATAGCTACGCGTATGATGATAAAACCAGCACTTACACCTGCGCGAGTACTGATTATATGATCATATTTTGCCCGCTGCCGCATACGAG CCAGAAATTGCTAGAAAGCCGAAAGGATGGTGCGCAACTTCCACTGGTGAACAAGACTATGATGTacttatcaaaaaaatatgCAATCAGCAGAG GTAGATAG
- the LOC126680093 gene encoding endo-1,4-beta-xylanase 5, with protein MPFLTNKTFCFSVFFLLFTPSFALSYDGPFYDYTAYTECKSEPEKALYNGGIIKDQPILHRQTTLYKDASAVFAPALILHNLTRGIYCFSMWVKIEGADSSRVTASLTTNNDERYNCIGTVLARTGCWSFLKGGFILDAPSNLSILYFQNSGDKNIKIEIASASLQPFSDEQWRANQQHTMNTVRKRAVTIHVSDSHGNRLDGANITIQQISKDFPLGSSISSTILGNLPYQTWFVERFDAAVFENELKWYATEPEQGKLNYTIPDQMLEFLRANQILGRGHNIFWEDPKYIPKWVQNLTSNELKSAVNLRIQSLMSKYKEEFIHWDVSNEMLHFDFYEQRLGPDATLRFYETAHEADPLATLFMNEFNVVETCSDTNSTVDAYISRLRELESGGIFMDGIGLESHFSVPNLPLVRGILDKLATLGLPIWLTEVDISNKFDHTTQAIYLEQVLREGFSHPAVDGIMLWTALDPKGCYQMCLTDNNLQNLAAGDVVDNLLKEWKTRVLNGQTDEFGSFSFYGFLGEYRIHVQFANRTSNSTFSLWRSQETKYFNVQL; from the exons ATGCCATTTCTTACCAACAAAACCTTCTGTTTCTCtgtttttttccttctttttacGCCTTCTTTCGCTCTTTCTTACG ATGGCCCTTTCTATGACTACACTGCCTATACCGAG TGCAAATCAGAGCCTGAAAAAGCACTCTATAATGGAGGAATTATCAAAGACCAGCCTATACTTCACAGGCAAACTACTTTATATAAGGATGCTTCAGCTGTTTTTGCACCAGCTTTGATCCTGCACAATCTCACTCGGGGCATTTATTGCTTTTCCA TGTGGGTGAAAATAGAAGGTGCGGATTCGAGTAGGGTAACGGCGAGTTTAACTACTAATAATGATGAGAGGTACAATTGTATTGGGACAGTGTTAGCAAGAACTGGATGCTGGTCATTTCTTAAAGGAGGATTCATTCTTGATGCACCTTCCAATTTATCAATTCTCTATTTTCAG AATTCAggagataaaaatataaaaatagaaatagcAAGTGCATCTTTGCAACCATTTAGTGATGAACAATGGAGAGCAAATCAGCAGCATACTATGAACACT GTAAGGAAACGGGCTGTGACGATTCATGTGTCAGATAGTCACGGAAATCGGTTGGATGGTGCAAATATTACCATACAACAAATCTCCAAAGATTTCCCACTTGGTTCTTCAATTTCTAGTACAATTCTTGGGAATTTACCTTATCAG ACATGGTTCGTCGAGAGATTCGATGCTGCAGTCTTCGAAAATGAACTCAAATGGTACGCCACAGAGCCGGAACAGGGTAAATTAAACTACACCATACCAGACCAAATGTTAGAATTTCTTCGAGCCAACCAAATACTCGGCAGAGGCCACAACATTTTCTGGGAAGATCCAAAATACATACCAAAATGGGTTCAAAATCTGACAAGCAATGAACTAAAATCAGCAGTCAACTTAAGAATTCAAAGCCTAATGAGCAAATACAAAGAAGAATTCATACATTGGGATGTCAGCAATGAAATGTTACATTTCGATTTCTACGAACAACGACTCGGTCCCGACGCTACATTACGGTTCTACGAGACAGCACACGAAGCGGACCCTTTGGCTACATTGTTTATGAACGAATTTAATGTTGTGGAGACTTGCAGTGATACGAATTCAACTGTGGATGCTTATATTTCGAGGCTAAGAGAACTTGAAAGTGGAGGAATTTTCATGGATGGAATTGGGTTAGAGAGTCATTTTTCGGTACCTAATTTGCCTCTTGTGAGAGGGATTTTGGACAAATTGGCTACTCTTGGACTCCCCATTTGGCTGACTGAAGTTGATATTAGCAATAAATTTGATCACACAACTCAG GCTATTTATTTAGAGCAAGTGTTAAGAGAAGGCTTTTCACACCCAGCAGTGGATGGGATAATGCTATGGACTGCATTGGATCCAAAAGGTTGCTACCAAATGTGCCTTACTGATAATAATCTTCAAAACCTAGCAGCAGGAGATGTGGTTGATAATCTCCTAAAAGAATGGAAAACTAGAGTTTTAAATGGACAAACTGATGAATTTGGTTCATTCAGCTTCTATGGTTTCTTAGGTGAATATAGAATACATGTTCAATTTGCTAACAGAACTTCTAATTCAACTTTCTCATTATGGAGGAGTCAAGaaactaaatattttaatgTTCAATTGTAA
- the LOC126682875 gene encoding thaumatin-like protein 1: protein MAYFSCFQTLVLVLLLFTCRGAWSATFSFVNKCDYTVWPGILANAGSPRLDSTGFELPGDTSRSFQAPTGWSGRFWARTGCTFDDSGSGSCLTGDCGSGLVECNGLGAAPPATLAEFTLGTGGQDFYDVSLVDGYNLPMLVEGSGGSGMCASTGCSADLNRQCPAELKVGEGDACKSACEAFGSPEYCCSGAFNTPTTCKPSVYSEMFKSVCPRSYSYAYDDATSTFTCTGADYTVTFCPSSPSQKSSSYPTPTTAASTTPEVEGEGSLTGSGSPSGSGETGSIPGSNYGSGSVTGSDSGGSGEAVLADGSWLAGLAMGDSHRTVQSAIVASATAFSLIVCFVYL from the exons ATGGCTTACTTCTCTTGCTTTCAAACCCTTGTTCTTGTTCTTCTACTCTTCACTTGTAGAG GTGCATGGTCTGCTACGTTTTCATTCGTCAACAAATGTGATTACACTGTCTGGCCAGGAATTCTTGCTAATGCTGGCAGTCCTAGACTCGACAGCACCGGATTTGAACTTCCCGGAGACACTTCCCGTTCTTTTCAAGCTCCAACCGGCTGGTCTGGCCGTTTCTGGGCCCGAACCGGCTGTACATTTGATGATTCCGGATCTGGATCCTGTCTCACCGGTGACTGCGGGTCGGGGCTTGTAGAATGTAACGGGCTCGGAGCTGCACCGCCTGCCACTCTGGCGGAGTTTACTCTTGGGACTGGTGGGCAGGATTTTTATGACGTCAGCCTTGTAGATGGGTATAATCTGCCTATGCTTGTGGAAGGAAGTGGCGGGTCGGGCATGTGTGCTTCGACGGGTTGCTCCGCGGATCTTAACAGGCAGTGTCCGGCTGAGTTGAAAGTGGGTGAAGGAGACGCGTGTAAGAGCGCGTGTGAGGCGTTTGGGAGTCCGGAGTATTGCTGTAGCGGCGCGTTTAATACACCTACCACTTGTAAACCGTCGGTTTACTCGGAAATGTTTAAGTCCGTTTGTCCGAGATCGTATAGTTATGCTTATGATGATGCTACTAGTACTTTTACCTGCACTGGTGCTGATTATACGGTGACGTTTTGCCCTTCCTCTCCAAG TCAAAAATCTTCAAGCTATCCAACACCAACTACAGCAGCATCAACAACACCAGAAGTTGAAGGAGAGGGGTCTTTAACTGGATCAGGATCACCATCAGGATCAGGGGAGACAGGTTCAATTCCTGGTTCAAATTATGGCTCTGGGTCAGTGACCGGATCCGATTCCGGTGGTTCCGGGGAAGCCGTTCTAGCGGACGGATCGTGGCTAGCCGGTTTAGCAATGGGGGATTCTCACAGGACAGTGCAATCTGCAATTGTGGCCTCTGCTACAGCCTTTTCTCttattgtttgttttgtttactTGTAG